The following are from one region of the Gryllotalpicola protaetiae genome:
- a CDS encoding glycosyltransferase, whose amino-acid sequence MRSASPMRVFNVNKAIGLASSGVEYAQKYRRELFAGIPWVDDFYVFTDYVGTNLSFFSDRLGFEHSQVLWIYNLVSGRATRPSTITVDDVVSLIAGPHSDPQPGPDFIDVVLESPALRHRLRTLGGGIVDRVETMVGGRVVRVEHYDETLNNVEHFHEGVLARRDFYSGDGRVAAAQFYRGGEITRTVITPSSPLYRRPERKGRPSSFGGDLVLEGRAQFFRFVFGRLFDRPDDVVIVDRAIDVIDGIYPVIGDRRLYSVVHAEHFDLKQSEDGVLLWNNHYENVFTRPDLIDGLVVATARQQTVLEGQLAGAIPVVRIPPGVAEPVAHPDYDPAALVTASRLADEKHLDLLIRAVALARDAVPGIRLDIYGEGDRDPVLAAIAETQTQDWVRLMGHQKLDGLLGSYALYVSASTSEGFGLSLLEALAEGLPIVGFDVDYGNREMVEQSVNGCLVPATRTDRDVVTLSEAIVGLLTSPDFDGLRAASLRKAEAYTAANVRKLWEQLLGGGAPC is encoded by the coding sequence GTGAGGTCTGCGAGCCCCATGCGCGTCTTCAACGTCAACAAGGCGATCGGCCTCGCCTCGAGCGGCGTCGAGTACGCGCAGAAGTACCGGCGCGAGCTTTTCGCGGGCATCCCGTGGGTCGACGACTTCTACGTGTTCACCGACTACGTCGGCACGAATTTGAGCTTCTTCTCGGACAGGCTCGGCTTCGAGCACTCCCAGGTCCTGTGGATCTACAACCTGGTGAGCGGCCGCGCGACCCGGCCGTCGACGATCACCGTCGACGACGTCGTGTCGCTGATCGCGGGGCCGCACTCCGACCCGCAGCCCGGTCCCGACTTCATCGACGTCGTTCTGGAGAGCCCGGCGCTGCGTCACCGGCTGCGCACGCTCGGCGGCGGCATCGTCGACCGCGTCGAGACGATGGTGGGGGGCCGGGTCGTGCGCGTCGAGCACTACGACGAGACGCTCAACAACGTCGAGCACTTCCATGAGGGCGTGCTCGCGCGCCGCGATTTCTACTCGGGCGACGGCCGGGTCGCCGCCGCGCAGTTCTATCGCGGGGGCGAGATCACCCGGACGGTGATCACGCCGTCGTCCCCGCTCTATCGACGCCCGGAGAGGAAGGGCCGACCCAGTTCCTTCGGCGGCGACCTCGTGCTCGAGGGCCGCGCGCAGTTCTTCCGGTTCGTGTTCGGGCGCCTGTTCGACCGCCCGGACGACGTCGTCATCGTGGACCGCGCGATCGACGTCATCGACGGCATCTACCCGGTGATCGGCGACCGCCGGCTGTACTCGGTCGTGCATGCCGAGCACTTCGACCTCAAGCAGAGCGAGGACGGCGTGCTGCTGTGGAACAACCACTACGAGAACGTGTTCACCCGGCCCGACCTGATCGACGGACTGGTCGTCGCGACCGCCCGCCAGCAGACGGTTCTCGAGGGCCAGCTCGCCGGCGCCATCCCTGTGGTGCGCATTCCGCCAGGGGTTGCCGAGCCTGTGGCGCACCCCGACTACGATCCGGCAGCGCTGGTCACCGCCAGCAGGCTCGCGGACGAGAAGCACCTGGACCTCCTGATCCGCGCGGTCGCCCTGGCCCGCGACGCCGTGCCCGGCATCCGTCTCGACATCTACGGTGAGGGCGATCGCGACCCCGTGCTCGCCGCGATCGCCGAGACGCAGACACAGGACTGGGTGCGCCTGATGGGTCACCAGAAGCTCGACGGCCTGCTCGGCTCGTACGCCCTGTACGTGTCGGCCTCGACCTCTGAGGGGTTCGGGCTGTCGCTGCTCGAGGCGCTGGCCGAGGGGCTGCCGATCGTGGGCTTCGACGTCGACTACGGCAATCGCGAGATGGTCGAGCAGAGCGTGAACGGATGCCTGGTGCCAGCCACCCGCACCGACCGCGACGTCGTCACGCTGTCCGAGGCGATCGTCGGCCTGCTGACGTCGCCCGACTTCGACGGTCTGCGCGCGGCGAGTCTGCGCAAGGCCGAGGCGTACACGGCCGCGAACGTGCGGAAGCTGTGGGAGCAGCTGCTCGGCGGTGGTGCGCCGTGCTAG
- the secA2 gene encoding accessory Sec system translocase SecA2 produces MANNEGRNRRLIERINAHQEAMRALSDSELRGKTGEFRDRVAQGEPLDRLLPEAYAAVREADLRVVGKFPYENQLLAAIVMHQGNIAAMKTGEGKSLTATLPLYLNALTGRGVILVTVNGYLARRDAEEFRPVFEFMGLSLAVAVPEAGAPDFTATQKKANYAADVVYTTSDKLGFDYLLENLVGTSDEKYLRPFNYVLIDEADAVLLDLAQMPLVISGSPRVQSNLYPLAAEFVATLREDSDFEYDESTGAVKLTDDGIAAGNRYFHLDNLYAPEYFQLNRHVYLALRARTGFQAMRDYMAMGGNLVLLSSVTGRLLEGNKLQGGLHQAIEAREGLEITTENRAMASVTYQNLFLMFETMGGMTGTARGSEKELLTSYGTEVVEIPTYRPVIRQDEPDVVLASVSDKERRILDYVDEVRHTGRPILLTTGSVKSSVTFSQYLLDRGIEHNLLNALSEAKEAEMVREAGRRGAITVATLIAGRGTDIKLTDESKELGGLVIIGTEKLPNRRVEGQVRGRSGRQGDPGSSRFYASLEDDIFVRFGSIKHEDLHKRRRSPSTMSRLLDRAQRASEDSASGARKLSKDFDVAMSRQRDLVYALRNQIITGAPITRHDLQTIAAGVLTDAAAGRAWQKPGAVMRYVFDNLSYRLPAGFDTLDTGDDRKVHDFLSSEFARAVQDKADTLADPDVFARFQNIVFLKAIDVAWIEQVDFLEQLKTVVQDRNVAQHKVEYEYRREAYFAFEEMKKRINRDIVRLLCLSRIEHGADGGLVIQFA; encoded by the coding sequence ATGGCCAACAATGAGGGGCGCAACAGACGGCTCATCGAGCGCATCAACGCGCATCAGGAGGCCATGCGAGCTCTGAGCGACAGCGAGCTCCGCGGCAAGACGGGGGAGTTCCGCGACCGCGTCGCGCAGGGCGAGCCGCTCGACCGCCTTCTGCCTGAGGCGTACGCGGCCGTGCGCGAAGCTGACCTGCGCGTCGTGGGGAAGTTCCCCTACGAGAATCAGCTGCTCGCCGCCATCGTGATGCACCAGGGCAACATCGCCGCCATGAAGACGGGCGAGGGCAAGAGTCTCACTGCGACACTGCCGCTGTATCTCAACGCGCTCACGGGGCGCGGGGTGATCCTGGTCACGGTCAACGGATACCTGGCGCGACGAGACGCCGAGGAGTTCCGCCCCGTGTTCGAATTCATGGGCCTGAGCCTCGCAGTCGCCGTGCCGGAAGCGGGCGCGCCCGACTTCACCGCAACGCAGAAGAAGGCGAACTACGCAGCCGACGTCGTCTACACCACGAGCGACAAGCTCGGCTTCGACTACCTGCTCGAGAACCTCGTCGGCACGAGCGACGAGAAGTACCTGCGGCCGTTCAACTACGTGCTCATCGACGAAGCGGATGCGGTGCTCCTCGACCTCGCGCAGATGCCGCTCGTCATCTCCGGCTCACCGCGGGTGCAGTCGAACCTGTACCCGCTGGCGGCCGAGTTCGTCGCGACCCTCCGCGAGGACTCCGACTTCGAGTACGACGAGAGCACCGGCGCGGTCAAGCTCACCGACGACGGCATCGCGGCGGGCAACCGGTACTTCCACCTTGACAACCTCTACGCGCCCGAGTACTTCCAGCTCAACCGCCATGTCTACCTTGCGCTGCGCGCGCGTACGGGCTTTCAGGCGATGCGGGACTACATGGCGATGGGCGGCAATCTCGTTCTGCTCAGTTCGGTCACGGGGCGACTGCTCGAGGGCAACAAGCTGCAGGGCGGGCTGCATCAGGCGATCGAGGCGCGCGAGGGTCTCGAGATCACGACCGAGAACCGGGCGATGGCGTCCGTCACCTATCAGAACCTGTTCCTCATGTTCGAGACCATGGGTGGGATGACCGGAACGGCGCGCGGGTCGGAGAAGGAGCTGCTCACCTCGTACGGCACGGAGGTCGTCGAGATCCCCACCTACCGGCCCGTGATCCGCCAGGACGAGCCTGACGTGGTGCTCGCGTCGGTGTCGGACAAGGAGCGCCGGATCCTCGACTACGTCGACGAGGTCCGGCACACGGGCCGCCCCATCCTGCTCACGACAGGGTCGGTGAAGAGCTCGGTGACGTTCTCGCAATACCTGCTCGACCGCGGCATCGAGCACAACCTGCTCAACGCCCTGAGCGAGGCGAAAGAGGCCGAGATGGTGCGTGAGGCCGGCCGCAGGGGCGCGATCACGGTCGCAACCTTGATCGCCGGGCGCGGCACCGACATCAAGCTGACGGATGAATCGAAGGAGCTCGGCGGCCTCGTGATCATCGGCACCGAGAAGCTGCCGAACCGCCGCGTCGAGGGCCAGGTGCGCGGCCGCAGCGGCCGGCAGGGCGACCCGGGCAGCAGCCGGTTCTACGCGTCGCTCGAGGACGACATCTTCGTCAGATTCGGCTCGATCAAGCACGAGGACCTGCATAAGCGGCGCCGGAGCCCGAGCACGATGAGCCGATTGCTCGACCGAGCTCAGCGCGCCAGTGAAGACAGCGCGAGCGGCGCCAGGAAGCTGTCGAAGGACTTCGACGTCGCGATGTCACGGCAGCGCGACCTCGTCTACGCCCTGCGCAACCAGATCATCACGGGCGCACCGATCACTCGTCACGATCTGCAGACGATCGCGGCCGGGGTGCTGACGGATGCCGCGGCCGGCCGTGCCTGGCAGAAGCCGGGCGCCGTGATGAGGTACGTCTTCGACAATCTGAGCTACCGCCTGCCTGCGGGCTTCGACACGCTCGACACCGGCGATGACCGGAAGGTTCACGACTTCCTGTCGTCGGAGTTCGCGCGCGCCGTTCAGGACAAGGCCGACACGCTCGCCGACCCCGATGTGTTCGCGCGCTTCCAGAACATCGTGTTCCTCAAGGCGATCGACGTCGCCTGGATCGAGCAGGTCGACTTCCTCGAGCAGCTGAAGACGGTCGTGCAAGACCGGAACGTCGCGCAGCACAAGGTCGAGTACGAATATCGCCGAGAGGCCTATTTCGCCTTCGAAGAGATGAAGAAGCGCATCAACCGCGACATCGTGAGGCTGCTGTGTCTCAGCCGGATCGAGCACGGTGCTGACGGCGGACTCGTCATCCAGTTCGCGTGA
- the asp3 gene encoding accessory Sec system protein Asp3, whose amino-acid sequence MRRGEIAIVRWGSPNSRASLYGSALTLKATGEIEVVNRLMPSGTTLQEWYSYTDYQSVRGAPSLPLLHHGKTYRIDAVIAATPADSVIFDVRYYDRFNGLLRTEVLYAPSRSFEYPADCHHYTIRLLNAGCDRLEFASFALLEVDEHGQQ is encoded by the coding sequence ATGAGGCGGGGCGAGATCGCCATCGTGCGGTGGGGAAGCCCCAACAGCCGGGCATCCCTCTATGGCTCGGCGCTCACGCTGAAGGCGACAGGCGAAATCGAGGTCGTGAACCGCCTGATGCCGAGCGGCACGACGCTTCAGGAGTGGTACTCATACACCGACTACCAGTCGGTCCGCGGCGCACCGTCGCTGCCGCTGCTGCACCATGGGAAGACCTACCGGATCGACGCGGTCATCGCCGCGACCCCCGCAGACAGCGTCATCTTCGACGTGCGCTACTACGACAGGTTCAACGGGTTGCTGCGCACCGAGGTGCTGTACGCGCCGAGCCGCTCGTTCGAATACCCCGCCGACTGCCACCACTACACGATCCGCCTGCTGAACGCGGGCTGCGACCGGCTCGAGTTCGCCTCGTTCGCGCTTCTGGAGGTGGACGAACATGGCCAACAATGA
- the asp2 gene encoding accessory Sec system protein Asp2, whose protein sequence is MRVLQIGRDDWSMSFRVPHGVEWAFVDVDDEFGFDPLLIGRVDVTIVDAVCELSKLQAIDSALAPYTVIVARSLRAEFGTEYERFFTQKMAVYDALDDRQAIVDRLPRQFFAKPFGQKLELRKVLISPFHTADAWYDGSAYLATTIGHDGDFRQLVAWKENILYENQRALEIWPEFVTDSGVELELVVQLIRSGSSDVIADQRTYSQAELAEPIVFEHASSGYLSCSIFARGHGLVKVGPIHYRHSRLGAGQFIPGGKRLVDSRREELFYYFHPGDLKPPLNIYFAGYRPAEGFEGFFMMAGLGHPFLLFSDPRLEGGRFYLGSDELEGQVRQVIRELIDSLGFREEDVIFSGLSMGSFGALYYGSQFNAQAIIAGKPIIDLGYVAERGRLVRPRDFLTVFDMVNFWDRTDGDGNRISVDSFTQGLIDRWNGEPGFGDTKILMSYMMQDDYDDQAYYTLLNSQTGKPTTVIARGYQGRHNDDSASIVTWFLNQYRRVIDEYVESR, encoded by the coding sequence GGGTTCTGCAGATCGGCCGTGACGACTGGTCGATGTCGTTCCGCGTTCCGCACGGCGTCGAGTGGGCGTTCGTCGACGTCGATGACGAGTTCGGGTTCGACCCGCTCCTCATCGGCCGCGTCGACGTCACCATCGTCGATGCGGTGTGCGAGCTGTCGAAGCTGCAGGCGATCGACTCGGCCCTGGCGCCCTACACGGTGATCGTCGCGCGGTCGCTGCGGGCCGAGTTCGGCACTGAGTACGAGCGGTTCTTCACACAGAAGATGGCGGTCTACGACGCGCTGGACGACCGCCAGGCCATCGTCGACAGGCTTCCGCGCCAGTTCTTCGCGAAGCCGTTCGGCCAGAAGCTCGAGCTGCGCAAGGTGCTGATCTCTCCCTTCCACACCGCGGACGCCTGGTACGACGGCAGCGCCTATCTCGCGACGACGATCGGTCACGATGGGGATTTCCGACAGCTGGTGGCATGGAAGGAGAACATCCTCTATGAGAACCAGCGCGCGCTCGAAATCTGGCCCGAGTTCGTGACCGATTCCGGCGTCGAGCTCGAGCTCGTCGTGCAACTCATTCGAAGCGGCAGTTCAGACGTCATCGCCGACCAGCGAACCTACTCGCAGGCGGAGCTCGCCGAGCCGATCGTCTTCGAGCACGCGAGCAGCGGCTACCTGTCGTGCTCGATCTTCGCGCGCGGCCACGGCCTCGTGAAAGTCGGCCCCATCCACTACCGGCATTCGCGGCTCGGGGCCGGCCAGTTCATTCCGGGCGGGAAGCGACTGGTCGACTCGCGGCGCGAGGAGCTCTTCTACTACTTCCACCCGGGCGACCTGAAGCCGCCGCTCAACATCTACTTCGCTGGGTACCGACCGGCGGAGGGGTTCGAAGGCTTCTTCATGATGGCCGGTCTGGGGCATCCGTTTCTGCTGTTCTCCGACCCACGCCTCGAGGGAGGTCGGTTCTACCTCGGCAGCGATGAGCTTGAGGGCCAGGTGCGGCAGGTGATCCGCGAGCTCATCGATTCGCTGGGGTTCCGCGAAGAGGACGTGATCTTCTCCGGCCTCTCCATGGGGTCGTTCGGCGCGCTGTACTACGGCTCGCAGTTCAACGCGCAGGCGATCATCGCCGGCAAGCCGATCATCGACCTCGGCTACGTCGCCGAACGCGGGCGGCTCGTGAGGCCGAGGGACTTCCTCACCGTCTTCGACATGGTGAACTTCTGGGACAGGACCGACGGCGATGGGAACCGGATCTCCGTCGACTCGTTCACGCAGGGGCTGATCGACCGCTGGAACGGGGAGCCCGGGTTCGGCGACACCAAGATCCTGATGTCGTACATGATGCAGGACGACTACGACGACCAGGCCTACTACACCCTTCTGAACTCCCAGACGGGCAAGCCGACGACAGTGATCGCCCGGGGCTACCAGGGCCGGCACAATGACGACAGTGCGTCCATCGTCACCTGGTTCCTCAACCAGTACCGCCGTGTCATCGACGAATACGTGGAGTCACGATGA